Genomic window (Vigna unguiculata cultivar IT97K-499-35 chromosome 10, ASM411807v1, whole genome shotgun sequence):
tatGTGTGCCTGTTTTAAGTAGaagaaatgagaaaagaaaatgaagatattttttaactatatatatatatatatatataaaatataatttggcacccccaaattttttgtccaagttccgccagTGTCGGGGAGGCCCctcattttgtatttaattatgttGGATGAATCGATGGGTTGTGTTTTAGGGCAGCATGATGAGACAGAGAAGAAAGAGCATGCCATTTATTATTTGAGTAAAAGGTTTACAGGTTGTGAACAAAGATATTCTATGTTGGAACGAACTTGTTGTGCATTAACATATGCAGCACATCGTTTACGTCAGTATATGTTGAGTCACACTACTTGGTTGATATGCAAGATGGACCCAATTAAGTATATTTTCGAAAAGCCTGCTCTCATTGGCAGATTGGCTTTGTGGAAAATGTTGCTATCAGAATATGATATAGTCTATGTGATTCAAAAAGCCGTTAAGGGAAGTTCTTTAGCAAAATATCTGGCTCAACAGCCCATTGAAGATTATCAATCTATGCAACCTGACTTCCCAAATGAGGACATTCTTGCCCTATTTGGTGAAAAGGAAggtggccatcatgaaaaggcTTGGATATTACTGTTTGATGGAGCATATAATGCACTTGGACATGGAATAGGGGCAATGCTCATTTTGCCAGAGAATCATTACATTTCGATGACAACAAGGTTGTGCTTTAGTTGTACCAATAATGTTGCAGAATACGAAGCATACACTATGAGTATTTTGGCAGCTATCAAGTCGAAGGTGAAGGTGTTGAAAGTCTATGGTGACTCGACATTGGTGGTTCATCAATTAAAAGGGGAATGGGAGACTAGAGACCAAAAGTTAATCCCTTATCAAACATACATTAAAGGATTGATGGAGCCTTTCGATTCCATTGAGTTCCATCACATTCCATGAAAGGATAATCAATTAGCTGATCCTTTGGCCACCTAGTCGTAAATGTTTGAAATTAGTCAAGATTAGGAAATGCTGATGATCAAAATGAGGAGTTATGAACAACCGACGTACTGTTATTTTGTAGAAGAATCAAATGCTAAGCCTTGGTATTTTGATATAAAGCACTATCTTAAAACCCGAGAATATCTTGAAACAACTTCTAAGAATGATAAAAGAACCCTGAGAAGGTTAGCTTCATGTTTTATTCTAAATGGGAATGTGTTGTATAAAAGCAATCATGACATGGTACTCCTCAGATGTGTCGATGCAAGAGAAGCAAGGTTGATATTGAAAGAAATTCATGAAGGGGCTTTCGGTACACACATGAATGGGCACTCTATGGCAAAAAAGATTTTGAGAGCTGGTTATTTTTGGTTAACTATGGAGAATGATTGTTACATACATgtgaaaaaatgtgaaaaatgtcAGACCTATGCAGATAACATTAATATAGCTCCTACAACCTTAAAT
Coding sequences:
- the LOC114165190 gene encoding uncharacterized protein LOC114165190, whose protein sequence is MDPIKYIFEKPALIGRLALWKMLLSEYDIVYVIQKAVKGSSLAKYLAQQPIEDYQSMQPDFPNEDILALFGEKEGGHHEKAWILLFDGAYNALGHGIGAMLILPENHYISMTTRLCFSCTNNVAEYEAYTMSILAAIKSKVKVLKVYGDSTLVVHQLKGEWETRDQKLIPYQTYIKGLMEPFDSIEFHHIP